A single genomic interval of Deltaproteobacteria bacterium harbors:
- a CDS encoding P-II family nitrogen regulator, protein MKKVEAIIKPFKLDEVKESLSEIGVHGMTVTEVKGFGRTGGKKEVYRGSAYVVDFVPKVKLEIIVADDNVHQVISTIAEAAKTGRIGDGKIFVTPVDEVIRIRTGETGPDAI, encoded by the coding sequence ATGAAGAAGGTGGAGGCGATCATCAAGCCGTTCAAGCTCGACGAGGTCAAAGAGAGCCTGAGCGAAATCGGCGTCCACGGCATGACCGTGACCGAGGTCAAGGGGTTCGGCCGAACCGGCGGCAAGAAGGAGGTCTACCGCGGCTCCGCCTACGTCGTGGACTTCGTGCCCAAGGTCAAGCTCGAAATCATCGTCGCCGACGACAACGTCCACCAGGTGATCTCCACCATCGCGGAGGCGGCCAAGACGGGGCGCATCGGCGATGGAAAGATTTTCGTGACCCCCGTCGACGAGGTCATCCGCATCCGGACCGGCGAGACCGGCCCGGACGCGATCTGA